The following coding sequences lie in one Arthrobacter sp. PGP41 genomic window:
- a CDS encoding DUF1326 domain-containing protein, with product MSGTYAGSCTCQLVCPCPVDGVPTGPGGECRNLNVFHIARGNHDATDLSGVDFAFVAWFPANLTAGGWKVGVVVDQSASDAQVGALETILRGQAGGPFGDFAGLYGEWLGLERAAVTFTDGERPSGSVSDKARFTFEPLPGPDGGVTTVKNAMYGFAPEFLIGKGPGHVDLFGIDFDGIYGETSDFTFASEMAEGAPKGRV from the coding sequence ATGTCTGGAACATACGCTGGCAGCTGCACGTGCCAGCTGGTGTGCCCGTGCCCCGTGGACGGCGTGCCCACCGGGCCCGGAGGTGAGTGCCGCAACCTGAATGTCTTCCATATCGCAAGGGGGAACCATGACGCCACGGACCTTTCCGGCGTCGACTTCGCGTTCGTCGCCTGGTTCCCCGCGAATCTGACGGCCGGGGGCTGGAAGGTAGGCGTCGTCGTCGACCAGTCCGCATCCGATGCCCAGGTGGGCGCCCTGGAAACCATCCTTCGCGGCCAGGCCGGGGGCCCCTTCGGCGACTTTGCCGGCCTGTACGGCGAGTGGCTGGGACTGGAACGCGCCGCGGTCACATTCACGGACGGTGAGCGTCCTTCCGGTTCAGTCTCGGACAAGGCCCGGTTCACGTTCGAGCCGCTGCCCGGACCGGACGGCGGCGTGACCACAGTGAAGAACGCAATGTACGGCTTTGCGCCCGAATTCCTGATCGGAAAGGGGCCCGGGCACGTGGACCTTTTCGGCATCGACTTCGACGGCATCTACGGCGAAACATCCGACTTCACGTTCGCCAGTGAGATGGCGGAGGGTGCCCCCAAGGGCCGGGTCTGA
- a CDS encoding DUF2182 domain-containing protein gives MAHASRVDPREATLVAVLLFLAAASWVLTSTQLTGMDMGAWTAPGPVGFFTVTWVVMLAAMMFPSVAPMVVAYHRIQRHRRQAGRYAPAGSTAAFVAGYLASWTVFGLAAYALYAWAAAVAPGILAPDTNGRYVAAGVIAMAALYQLTPAKNVSLMKCRSPMDFLLHRMRPGYAGALRMGVEHGAWCVACCWALMTALFALGVMSVGWMALIGAFIAGEKMLPWKRLANRAVAVALAAIALGVALAPAATTGMGM, from the coding sequence GTGGCACACGCCTCCCGGGTTGATCCGCGGGAGGCCACCCTCGTGGCGGTCCTGCTCTTCCTCGCCGCTGCCAGCTGGGTGTTGACGTCAACGCAGTTGACCGGGATGGACATGGGTGCCTGGACCGCCCCGGGACCGGTGGGCTTCTTCACCGTGACATGGGTGGTGATGCTCGCAGCCATGATGTTCCCGTCCGTGGCGCCGATGGTGGTGGCCTACCACCGGATCCAGCGGCACCGGCGGCAGGCTGGTCGGTACGCACCGGCAGGGTCCACTGCCGCCTTCGTGGCCGGCTACCTTGCATCATGGACGGTCTTTGGCCTGGCGGCCTATGCACTCTATGCGTGGGCGGCAGCGGTGGCGCCGGGAATTCTTGCTCCGGATACAAACGGCCGCTACGTCGCCGCGGGAGTCATAGCCATGGCGGCCCTCTATCAGCTCACGCCGGCCAAGAACGTGAGCCTGATGAAATGCCGCTCGCCCATGGATTTCCTCCTGCACCGGATGCGGCCGGGTTACGCGGGGGCCCTGCGGATGGGCGTGGAGCACGGCGCCTGGTGCGTGGCGTGCTGCTGGGCGCTGATGACGGCGCTGTTCGCGCTCGGCGTGATGAGCGTCGGCTGGATGGCCCTGATCGGGGCCTTCATCGCCGGGGAGAAGATGCTTCCGTGGAAACGGCTCGCCAACCGTGCTGTTGCGGTGGCGCTGGCTGCCATTGCACTCGGTGTGGCACTTGCTCCCGCGGCTACAACCGGGATGGGAATGTAG
- a CDS encoding GYD domain-containing protein produces the protein MPKYLFEATYVGAGIKGLMQEGGTKRREALTEALKSIGGSLESFYYAFGYYDVLGIFEAPDDASAAALSLIVNSTGSVNVRLKPLLTVEDIDEAAKKTPSYRPPGQ, from the coding sequence ATGCCGAAGTATCTGTTTGAAGCGACGTATGTGGGCGCGGGAATCAAGGGGCTTATGCAGGAAGGCGGCACGAAGCGGCGTGAGGCCCTGACGGAGGCCCTCAAGTCCATAGGCGGTTCGCTGGAGAGCTTCTACTACGCTTTTGGCTACTACGACGTCCTCGGCATTTTCGAGGCGCCGGACGATGCAAGTGCTGCCGCACTGTCACTGATAGTCAATTCCACGGGGAGCGTCAACGTCCGCCTGAAGCCCCTCCTGACTGTGGAAGACATCGACGAAGCAGCCAAGAAGACGCCGTCCTACCGGCCTCCGGGACAGTAG
- a CDS encoding sensor domain-containing protein, translating to MQSLLLDEIGQSVIGMDAQWRVTYWNRASELLYGLSASEALGAAIADIGIVGAERSHGESVSREIAQRIAAGGDWSGELWVRHRTGKEFPVHATVSPVRGRHTVPVAVVAISKDITDRKHNEAVLRRFSAVIESSGDAIVSADMTGTITSWNSGAARMFGWTAREAVGQSYRLLTTRDHKDFDEEVRASIGSGRFVTGLAVRWGRKDGSVIDVELTVSPVYGPNGEQIGASAIARDITEIQRLRAAAAVEREKLLAAQEMAHVGSVEHTKETGETWHSEEFGRIFGLGPGQTATRDLMLELTHPEDRERVQAVWKDLDEGTVFADFEYRIVRADGQQRWLHSRIRNVEVDERKPGRFLDTVLDITERKQAEQILEWQARHDPLTGLPNRYVITEVLQDLLDRDSRAVVMFVDVDRFKLINDGIGHGAGDTILMLLGERLKSFVKSGDTVGRFGGDEFVIVCGDLMLRGARTLAERIRQSTRHPFEVDGRKIYLNVSVGIALAGPDDTAESMLQGADAAMYRAKSAGGDSSAVYDVLMSGKAAGRLNLESGLRLALERGEFSLNYQPIVDVNSGDTIGFEALLRWQHGEHGLIGPDTFIPIAEETGLIIPIGTWVLREALRQVQQWRGRLKGAAGVSAAVNISGRQFLATDFTDIVEAAIQAAGIDPSAVDLEITETVLMDQPDLPKETLQRLHSLGVGLSIDDFGTGYSSLSYLRWLSARTLKIDRTFVEELGRGPHGATIIELVLGMAESLSLRVVAEGVETAEQLAELRRLGIRYAQGFYWSPPLPPEDVPAWFEKPLSGVRPRSGAVGALEC from the coding sequence ATGCAGTCGCTGTTGCTTGATGAAATCGGGCAATCGGTGATCGGGATGGACGCCCAGTGGCGGGTCACGTACTGGAACCGGGCCTCGGAGTTGCTGTATGGGTTGAGCGCATCCGAGGCTTTGGGAGCAGCAATCGCTGATATTGGGATCGTCGGCGCGGAGCGTTCCCATGGGGAGAGCGTGTCCCGTGAGATAGCACAGCGGATCGCCGCCGGTGGGGACTGGTCCGGGGAACTCTGGGTCCGCCACAGAACCGGGAAGGAGTTTCCTGTCCATGCCACGGTCAGTCCGGTCCGTGGACGGCACACCGTGCCGGTGGCCGTGGTCGCGATTTCGAAGGACATCACGGACAGAAAGCACAATGAGGCCGTCTTGCGCCGGTTCTCGGCCGTCATTGAATCCTCGGGAGACGCCATCGTCAGCGCGGACATGACGGGGACCATCACCAGCTGGAACTCGGGAGCGGCCCGGATGTTCGGCTGGACGGCGCGGGAAGCCGTGGGGCAGAGCTACCGGCTGCTGACCACCCGCGATCACAAGGACTTCGATGAAGAAGTCAGGGCCAGCATAGGCAGCGGACGATTCGTGACCGGCCTGGCGGTGCGCTGGGGCCGCAAGGACGGGTCCGTGATCGATGTCGAGCTGACGGTCTCACCGGTATACGGCCCGAACGGCGAGCAGATCGGCGCGTCGGCGATCGCCCGGGACATCACCGAGATCCAGCGCCTCCGGGCGGCGGCCGCCGTGGAACGGGAGAAACTCCTGGCTGCCCAGGAGATGGCCCACGTCGGAAGCGTCGAACATACCAAGGAGACTGGCGAGACCTGGCATTCGGAGGAATTCGGCCGGATCTTCGGCCTTGGCCCGGGGCAGACGGCAACCCGGGACCTGATGCTTGAATTGACGCACCCTGAGGACCGGGAACGTGTCCAGGCCGTCTGGAAAGACCTGGATGAGGGCACGGTGTTCGCGGACTTTGAGTACCGTATCGTCAGGGCTGATGGCCAGCAACGGTGGCTGCACTCCCGTATCAGGAACGTGGAAGTGGATGAGCGGAAACCCGGGCGGTTCCTGGATACGGTGCTGGACATCACCGAGCGCAAGCAGGCCGAACAGATCCTGGAATGGCAGGCCCGCCACGATCCCCTGACGGGGCTGCCTAACCGATACGTGATCACTGAGGTGCTCCAGGACCTGCTGGACCGGGACTCCCGCGCCGTGGTGATGTTCGTTGACGTGGACCGGTTCAAGCTGATTAACGACGGCATTGGCCACGGGGCCGGGGACACTATCCTCATGCTCCTGGGCGAGCGGCTGAAGTCCTTTGTCAAGAGCGGCGATACAGTGGGCCGCTTCGGCGGGGACGAGTTCGTGATCGTGTGCGGGGACCTGATGCTGCGCGGCGCCAGGACCCTGGCGGAACGGATCAGGCAATCCACCAGGCACCCGTTTGAAGTCGACGGACGCAAGATCTACCTCAACGTCAGCGTCGGCATCGCGCTGGCCGGACCGGACGATACGGCGGAGTCGATGCTGCAGGGAGCCGATGCGGCCATGTACCGGGCCAAATCAGCAGGCGGGGACTCATCAGCCGTTTACGACGTGCTGATGTCCGGAAAGGCCGCGGGGCGGCTGAACCTGGAGTCCGGACTGCGGCTTGCCCTGGAAAGGGGCGAGTTCTCGCTGAACTACCAGCCCATCGTTGACGTCAACAGCGGAGACACCATTGGTTTCGAAGCGCTGCTGCGCTGGCAGCACGGCGAGCACGGGCTGATCGGGCCCGATACGTTCATTCCGATTGCCGAAGAGACAGGCTTGATTATCCCCATCGGCACATGGGTACTCCGTGAAGCCCTGCGGCAGGTCCAGCAGTGGCGCGGGCGGCTAAAGGGAGCGGCAGGCGTTTCCGCCGCCGTGAATATTTCCGGCCGCCAATTCCTGGCAACCGATTTCACGGACATCGTCGAGGCGGCGATCCAGGCCGCGGGCATCGATCCCAGCGCTGTGGACCTGGAGATTACCGAGACAGTGCTGATGGACCAGCCCGACCTGCCCAAGGAGACGCTGCAACGTCTCCACAGCTTGGGCGTGGGGCTGTCAATCGATGACTTCGGAACAGGGTACTCCTCCCTGAGTTACCTCAGGTGGCTTTCGGCACGGACCCTGAAAATTGACCGCACTTTCGTCGAAGAACTGGGAAGAGGACCCCACGGGGCAACCATCATTGAACTCGTCCTTGGCATGGCCGAAAGCCTCAGTCTCCGGGTAGTGGCGGAAGGTGTTGAGACGGCGGAGCAACTCGCCGAACTCCGCCGCCTCGGCATTCGCTACGCCCAAGGGTTCTACTGGAGCCCTCCCCTGCCTCCGGAGGACGTTCCCGCATGGTTTGAAAAGCCCCTCTCCGGCGTCAGGCCAAGGTCCGGCGCGGTGGGCGCCCTCGAATGCTGA
- a CDS encoding ester cyclase, producing the protein MSRAEVEQLDDRGMAAWDQHDTAAFADLLADDFTFSDVTVPEPFRTRDEVRTYMDSWFTAFPDMRIKTTRRVVSDDEVAGEVEFTGTNTGPLRMGGQEIPATGKSVVGSGTYFASVRDGKIASFRAHPDVASLMGQLGLMPGM; encoded by the coding sequence ATGTCACGCGCTGAAGTAGAGCAGCTTGACGACCGCGGAATGGCGGCCTGGGACCAGCATGACACGGCGGCGTTCGCCGACCTGCTGGCCGATGATTTTACCTTTTCGGATGTGACGGTCCCCGAGCCTTTCCGCACGCGGGATGAGGTCCGGACCTACATGGACTCATGGTTCACGGCATTCCCGGACATGCGTATTAAGACCACCAGGAGGGTGGTCAGCGATGACGAGGTTGCGGGGGAAGTGGAGTTCACCGGCACAAATACCGGTCCCCTTCGCATGGGAGGCCAGGAGATTCCGGCCACGGGCAAATCGGTGGTTGGATCCGGCACCTATTTCGCCTCGGTCAGGGACGGAAAAATCGCCTCGTTCCGGGCCCATCCGGACGTTGCATCACTGATGGGGCAGTTGGGGTTGATGCCCGGGATGTGA
- a CDS encoding SulP family inorganic anion transporter: protein MSHSVKTPAWWLPPALRGYKIEWLRHDLVAGAALFAILVPAGMAYAQAAGLPPVTGLYATVVPLIVYAAVGPSRVLVLGPDSALAPMIVAALVPLAADNEQKSVALAGLLAILIGVILLCGSALRLGIITGLLSKPIRLGYLNGIALLVAMSQLPTLLGISVEDGTPWEKLLAAVPKVLAGETNMTAMLLGLASLALIWVSRRLKWKVPGVLIAVVVSCLAVALLGLQERVKVTGALPQGLPAPALGGIGWADVLALLPAAAAIALIVFVDTGTLSQSLAAAEDENVSGNHEMAALGAANAASGLLGGFPISASTSRTPVAVEAGAKSQLTGVAGAVLVLGFMLAAPGVTEFLPATTLAAIVIAAAAAIADPAGVRRLVGMSRSESLVMLAAFLGVAILGVLPGIAVAVGLAILDFLRRAWDPYRAELVDVPGVPGYHDVSRHPEGERVPGLLILRFDAPLFFGNGSLLGSFVRNKLDQAPPGTERVVLAAEPVTGIDTTALDELVQLDEWLERHGVDLVFAELKGPVKDRLLQYGMAARFSPEHFYPTVSEAVRAFQREDREA from the coding sequence ATGAGCCACTCCGTAAAGACCCCAGCATGGTGGCTCCCGCCAGCCCTGCGTGGCTACAAAATCGAGTGGCTGCGCCACGACCTGGTGGCGGGCGCAGCGCTCTTCGCGATCCTGGTCCCCGCGGGCATGGCATACGCCCAGGCCGCCGGTCTTCCGCCGGTAACAGGTCTCTACGCCACGGTAGTGCCCCTGATTGTGTACGCGGCGGTGGGGCCGTCGCGTGTGCTGGTGCTGGGGCCGGATTCCGCGCTCGCCCCGATGATCGTTGCGGCGCTGGTTCCCCTGGCGGCGGACAACGAACAGAAATCCGTGGCCCTGGCCGGCCTCCTGGCCATCCTGATCGGCGTCATCCTGCTGTGCGGTTCCGCCCTGAGGCTGGGCATCATCACGGGACTGCTGTCCAAGCCCATCCGGCTGGGCTACCTCAACGGGATCGCCCTGCTGGTGGCGATGTCCCAGCTTCCCACCCTCCTGGGAATCTCCGTGGAGGACGGCACTCCCTGGGAAAAACTGCTCGCCGCAGTGCCGAAGGTGCTTGCCGGCGAAACCAACATGACGGCAATGCTGCTTGGCCTGGCCTCGCTGGCGCTCATCTGGGTGTCCCGCCGGCTGAAGTGGAAGGTACCGGGCGTGCTCATCGCCGTGGTGGTCTCCTGCCTTGCCGTGGCCCTGCTGGGACTCCAGGAACGCGTCAAAGTCACCGGAGCCCTCCCGCAGGGGCTCCCCGCACCGGCCCTCGGCGGAATCGGGTGGGCCGACGTCCTGGCACTGCTGCCAGCTGCCGCTGCCATCGCCCTGATCGTCTTCGTTGATACCGGAACCCTGTCCCAGTCCCTCGCCGCGGCCGAGGATGAGAATGTATCCGGCAACCATGAAATGGCAGCCTTGGGTGCGGCAAACGCGGCCAGCGGGCTGCTGGGCGGGTTCCCGATCTCGGCCAGCACCTCCCGCACGCCGGTGGCCGTGGAGGCCGGCGCGAAATCCCAGCTCACAGGCGTGGCAGGTGCCGTCCTGGTGCTCGGCTTCATGCTCGCCGCCCCCGGCGTCACCGAGTTCCTGCCCGCCACCACCCTGGCCGCCATCGTCATCGCGGCAGCCGCGGCAATAGCCGACCCCGCCGGTGTGCGGCGGCTGGTCGGCATGAGCCGCAGTGAATCCCTGGTGATGCTCGCGGCATTCCTGGGGGTCGCCATCCTGGGGGTCCTCCCGGGCATCGCCGTCGCCGTGGGCCTGGCAATCCTGGACTTCCTGCGGCGCGCCTGGGACCCCTACCGGGCCGAGCTGGTGGACGTCCCCGGGGTGCCGGGATACCACGACGTAAGCCGCCATCCGGAAGGCGAACGCGTCCCGGGCCTGCTGATCCTGCGCTTCGACGCGCCGCTGTTCTTCGGCAACGGGTCACTGCTGGGATCCTTCGTCCGCAACAAGCTGGACCAGGCGCCGCCGGGCACCGAACGCGTGGTGCTGGCGGCAGAGCCCGTCACGGGAATCGACACCACGGCCCTGGACGAGCTGGTGCAGCTGGACGAATGGCTGGAACGGCACGGCGTGGACCTGGTGTTCGCCGAGCTCAAAGGTCCGGTCAAGGACAGGCTGCTGCAGTACGGCATGGCCGCCCGCTTCTCCCCCGAACACTTCTACCCCACCGTGAGCGAAGCCGTGCGGGCGTTCCAGCGGGAAGACCGGGAGGCCTAG
- a CDS encoding substrate-binding domain-containing protein produces the protein MTSHKMIRSGCAVLTAAMMALSLAACGGAGAPAGDQKKVIGVSVADQKSLFYVAEVAGIKDEAKKLGYEVNITSANNDSSAQVKQVNDLLTKEIGALIFTSQDSTAAAAGVRAANKADVPVVAVDQRPESGQGDLATYIATDSVKAAYELCTWMFGQIGGSGEIAILHGVLGSTAEIQRTEGCQKALKETPGIKVVAEETANWDETEAYKATQNILTAHPNLKAVFGESDAMSLGASKAAKASGKTIFSVGIDGFPTMFDAVASGLTQATMAQQPYMMGQLAVRNAIALMEGKGQDIPKEQYQDTVLINKDTVTKHKVEDFYGPDAQSFK, from the coding sequence ATGACTTCCCACAAGATGATCCGCTCGGGGTGTGCCGTTCTGACGGCCGCCATGATGGCGCTCTCGCTTGCTGCATGCGGGGGCGCCGGTGCTCCCGCCGGGGACCAGAAGAAGGTGATTGGTGTGTCGGTGGCGGACCAGAAGTCACTCTTTTATGTGGCTGAGGTTGCCGGCATCAAGGACGAGGCAAAGAAGCTGGGCTACGAGGTGAACATCACCTCTGCCAACAACGACTCGTCGGCGCAGGTCAAGCAGGTCAATGATCTTTTGACGAAGGAGATCGGTGCCCTGATCTTCACCTCCCAGGACTCAACAGCTGCGGCTGCGGGTGTCCGTGCCGCCAACAAGGCGGACGTCCCCGTGGTCGCGGTGGACCAGCGCCCGGAGTCCGGCCAGGGTGATCTCGCCACCTACATCGCGACTGACAGCGTCAAAGCGGCCTACGAGCTCTGCACGTGGATGTTCGGGCAGATCGGCGGGTCGGGCGAGATAGCCATTCTGCACGGCGTACTCGGATCCACCGCGGAGATCCAGCGGACGGAGGGATGCCAGAAGGCCCTCAAGGAGACGCCAGGCATCAAGGTCGTTGCCGAGGAAACCGCCAACTGGGATGAGACCGAGGCCTACAAGGCCACCCAGAACATTCTCACGGCGCACCCCAACCTTAAGGCGGTGTTCGGCGAGAGCGACGCGATGTCCCTCGGCGCCTCCAAGGCGGCCAAGGCATCCGGCAAGACGATCTTCTCTGTGGGCATCGACGGCTTCCCGACCATGTTCGATGCGGTCGCGAGTGGTCTGACCCAGGCGACTATGGCACAGCAGCCGTACATGATGGGCCAGCTCGCCGTGCGCAACGCCATCGCCCTCATGGAGGGCAAGGGCCAGGACATCCCGAAGGAGCAGTACCAGGACACCGTGCTGATCAACAAGGACACTGTGACTAAGCACAAGGTCGAAGACTTCTACGGCCCGGACGCCCAGTCCTTCAAGTGA
- a CDS encoding sugar ABC transporter ATP-binding protein has product MTTQQASAGLEGTGLMKAYSGVTVLKSVDFRVEPGTVVGLVGENGAGKSTLSSIITGVVKPDGGTMRLDGADYAPSNPAEALRQGVALIHQETRLIQDLSVAENIFLGRLPHRRGRVDWELVRRESRTVLDSLGVEIDVRRPVRGLSMAMQQEIEIAKALSRRPRYVVFDEPSASLGETETEHVLERIRALRAAGAGVVYISHRLDEVREVADEIVCLRDGSRVQSWNSGDVDKEKIINAMVGREFTYEHVPPQPSRDTTVLEVRGLGRRGAFADINFELAAGEVLGIAGLVGAGRTEVVRAIAGVDRPDSGEVILEGRKLPCSSPQSAIRAGIVMVPEDRKGQGLNLDRTAEENVTLPWERELARKGMLTRKLVRKVAGAQARRLDVRGNMALPVKSMSGGNQQKVLIGKWLVKDPKVLIIDEPTRGVDVGAKMAIYEIIRSLAAEGMSVIVVSSELDEVLGLSHRVLVMSRGRQRGILRRGEATPETVMSLAVHSSESAASPLISQQ; this is encoded by the coding sequence ATGACGACTCAACAAGCTTCGGCCGGCCTGGAGGGCACTGGCCTGATGAAGGCATACTCCGGGGTGACAGTCCTGAAATCGGTCGACTTCCGGGTCGAGCCGGGCACCGTTGTGGGGCTCGTGGGCGAAAACGGTGCGGGAAAGTCGACCCTCAGCTCGATCATCACCGGCGTCGTAAAGCCGGACGGCGGCACAATGCGGCTGGACGGGGCGGACTACGCCCCGTCCAACCCCGCCGAAGCACTCCGGCAGGGTGTGGCTCTCATCCACCAGGAAACGCGCCTGATCCAGGACCTCTCGGTCGCCGAAAACATCTTCCTCGGACGGCTTCCGCACCGGCGCGGCCGCGTGGACTGGGAACTCGTCCGCCGCGAGTCGAGGACCGTCCTCGACTCGCTGGGGGTGGAAATCGACGTCCGCCGCCCCGTCCGCGGCCTGTCGATGGCCATGCAGCAGGAGATCGAGATCGCCAAAGCCCTCAGCCGCCGTCCCCGGTACGTCGTGTTCGATGAGCCCTCGGCCTCCCTTGGAGAAACGGAGACAGAACACGTCCTCGAGCGGATCCGCGCGCTGCGGGCCGCCGGCGCCGGCGTCGTCTACATCTCCCACCGCCTCGACGAGGTCCGCGAGGTCGCAGACGAGATCGTGTGCCTGCGTGATGGCTCGCGCGTCCAGTCCTGGAATTCGGGCGACGTGGACAAGGAGAAGATCATCAACGCGATGGTCGGGCGCGAGTTCACGTACGAGCACGTCCCGCCGCAGCCAAGCCGCGATACGACCGTGCTTGAAGTTCGGGGCCTCGGCAGGCGCGGTGCGTTCGCGGACATCAACTTCGAGTTGGCCGCGGGGGAGGTCCTCGGGATTGCCGGCCTCGTCGGCGCGGGGCGGACCGAGGTGGTCCGGGCCATCGCCGGTGTGGACCGTCCCGACTCGGGTGAGGTCATCCTTGAGGGGCGCAAGCTTCCCTGCAGCAGCCCCCAATCAGCGATCCGCGCAGGGATCGTCATGGTCCCGGAGGACCGCAAGGGCCAGGGCCTCAACCTGGACCGCACCGCCGAGGAGAATGTGACACTCCCGTGGGAGCGGGAGCTCGCCCGCAAGGGCATGCTGACACGCAAGTTGGTCCGGAAAGTTGCAGGCGCGCAGGCCCGCCGGCTCGACGTCCGCGGCAACATGGCGCTGCCGGTGAAGTCGATGTCCGGCGGAAACCAGCAGAAGGTCCTCATCGGCAAATGGCTGGTCAAGGATCCGAAGGTCCTGATTATCGACGAACCCACCCGCGGCGTTGATGTCGGCGCCAAGATGGCTATCTACGAGATCATCCGCTCCCTCGCGGCCGAGGGAATGTCCGTCATCGTCGTCTCGTCCGAGCTTGATGAGGTCCTGGGACTCTCGCACCGGGTCCTGGTGATGTCGCGTGGCCGGCAGCGTGGGATTCTCCGCCGGGGAGAAGCTACCCCGGAGACCGTCATGTCGCTGGCCGTGCACTCGTCGGAATCAGCGGCCTCCCCCCTTATTTCCCAGCAGTAG
- a CDS encoding ABC transporter permease encodes MRTTTDHAINQRSSGRGGRTPEDAGTGTSPGRDTGRGLAGIAANVLRRVPGPLIGLIAVMIALSIMSPYFLTWRNLSNVVTQNADIGIMAVGAALVILIGGIDLSVGSTLALSLMTSAWLYRSAGVPFELCVVLGLTVGAAVGLINGVLSTYGRIQPFVATLATMSAAAGLALYLTNGNPINGFPEWYLAITSNDILGIPLEGIIMVATFLIAAYWLRFRPSGRALYAIGGNAEVARLSGLNVTRIKIGVYVVAGFLAALAGVIVGSRLDSAQPTAGTADLLNVIAVVVIGGASLSGGSGGMLNTFIGLLIIGVLNNGMSLLNVSPNLQPVVIGVAIIVAVLTDRASRSRQGA; translated from the coding sequence ATGCGAACCACAACGGATCATGCCATTAACCAACGGTCCTCAGGACGCGGCGGCCGGACCCCGGAAGATGCGGGGACTGGCACCTCTCCGGGGCGGGATACGGGCCGTGGCCTGGCCGGGATTGCCGCCAACGTGCTCCGGCGGGTTCCCGGGCCGCTGATTGGCCTCATCGCGGTGATGATCGCGCTTTCCATAATGTCGCCGTACTTCCTGACGTGGCGCAACCTCTCCAACGTGGTCACCCAAAATGCGGACATTGGCATCATGGCCGTGGGTGCGGCCCTGGTCATTCTTATCGGCGGCATAGACCTGTCCGTAGGATCAACTCTGGCTCTGTCGCTCATGACCAGCGCGTGGCTCTACCGCTCCGCCGGCGTTCCCTTCGAACTGTGCGTTGTCCTGGGCCTAACCGTCGGGGCCGCGGTGGGTTTGATCAACGGCGTACTCTCGACCTACGGCCGCATCCAGCCCTTCGTCGCCACCCTCGCCACCATGTCCGCGGCGGCCGGGCTGGCGCTCTACCTCACCAACGGCAACCCTATCAATGGGTTCCCGGAGTGGTACCTGGCCATCACCAGCAACGATATCCTCGGGATCCCGCTCGAAGGGATCATCATGGTGGCCACGTTCCTTATCGCGGCCTACTGGCTCCGGTTCCGTCCTTCGGGCCGCGCGCTCTACGCCATCGGCGGGAACGCCGAAGTGGCGCGGCTCTCCGGCCTTAACGTGACGCGCATCAAGATCGGCGTGTACGTGGTGGCGGGCTTCCTCGCAGCCCTTGCCGGCGTCATCGTCGGCTCCCGGCTCGACTCTGCACAGCCCACGGCCGGCACAGCCGACCTCCTGAATGTCATAGCCGTCGTCGTGATCGGCGGTGCGAGCCTGTCCGGCGGCTCGGGCGGCATGCTGAACACCTTTATCGGACTCCTCATCATCGGCGTCCTGAACAACGGCATGTCCCTCCTGAATGTCTCCCCGAACCTCCAGCCGGTGGTCATCGGCGTCGCGATCATCGTTGCCGTCCTGACCGACCGCGCCAGCCGTTCCCGCCAAGGCGCCTGA